The genomic window CATTGGGAGTAAAAGTGTATGTAGTTGTAGTAGTATTATCAATGGCAGGCGACCAGGTGCCATTAACACCTTCAACCGAAGTAGTTGGCAAAGCAGGTATGGCAGAATTAGTGCAATAAGGTCCTAACTGTGCAAAAGTTGGTGTAGTTATCGGATTGATTGTAATATTCAAGGTTGAAGTTACTGCACACTGGCCGGCACTTGGAGTAAAAGTATAAGTAGTAGTAGAGGTATTATCCAATGCCGGCGACCAAGTGCCGTTAATACCTTCATTGGACGTGGTTGTTAAAGCCGGAATAGTGGCTCCGCTACAATACGGACCTACGCTTGCAAAACTTGGCGTTATTGGCGTAGTAGTATTAATGGTCATAGTGGTTGAAGCTGCACATTGCCCCGGACCTGGTGTAAATGTATAGGTTTGGTTGCCAAGCGTTGCTGTTGAAATGGTTGCAGGGTTCCAGGTACCGGTTACACCTTCATTGGATGCTGATGGCAAGGCAGCAGGTGTTGCGTTTTGACAATAAGGACCTAACTGCGTAAATGTAATTGCCTGGGTATTTGTTATTGTAACAATGGCCGTATTTTGACATCCGGTATTGTCGGTAAAAGTGATGGTGGCTGTTCCAGGGGCAACACCAGTAATAACACCTGAACTATTTGCAGTAGCTATCGCTGTATTGGATGAAGTCCAAGGATTGGCGGCAGCCGGAGTGGAAGTACTGGACAAGGTGGTGGTTTGCCCCACGCAAGTAGTTAATGTTCCGGTAATAGTTGGTTGAGGAGACGAACCAATTACCAGGTTTGAAAGAGTTGCAGAAGGACAAAGTCCATCCGAAATGGTCACAGAATAAGTTCCTGCACATTGGTTTGATATGGCAGCTCCGGTAGCTCCACCCGGGCTCCAGGCATAGGTATAGGTACCATCGCCACCGGTAATATTCGAAAGTTGAATTCCTCCATTGCAGTTATTACATGTTTCATTGGCAATAACCGTATTGGCAGCTATCGGGCCATATAAACTCACATATTGGGTTAGGGTGGAATTGCAGGCACCGCTAATCGTACCGGTTATTGCATAAGTGCCAGGTGTAGTATAGGTTTGAGCAGGTGGTGCAGCCCCCGTATAGGTAGCGCCATTTCCAAAAGTCCAGGTTGGTGAACCGGTAGAGGTATTGTTGATGGTGAAGGTTGCCGAAGCTCCACAAACAGGTGTATTAGGCGAAACAGTGAAATTTACATTGGGTGAAATGGCTGCAGTACCATTTCCCCAGTTAAAAGTAAATCCGGCTCCATCCCCACTCCAATTATTGATTAGAATGGCATACGATTGTCCGGCTGTAACATTTACAGAAGAATTAAATTCTCCACCTCCTCCGGCATTGATACCGAAACTGGCACCTGTTTCAAAAGCAAAGTTATAATTACAGCTAACTTCGGAACCTGGACAACCATTGGTAATATTGTACATAGCCCAGTCATACTCGGTAGATCCGGAGGAAGGGGTTGCAGTCCAACGAATAGAACCTGATGTTACTGCTGTGAATGAAATCCAAGCATCTTGACTAGGAAAATCAAAGAAGCAGGAAGGCAAATTCGCCGATCCGGAAAAACTTGCCATATTTGAAATGGTTACCGGACTGGCTGCAGAACAAATTGGCTGTGGAGCAGAACAAGCATCTCCTGTACCGGCACTGGTTGGTGCCGAAGATGTGATACAAAGTTGGAAGGTTCCATCTGTTCCGGTGGTAGAACCAACCCCAATTATGACATTGGTACCAATTGGATAGGTTCGGATAATATTTACGGCTGCTGAACCGGCACTGTTGTTACAGAAATCGATATTGGCATCGGCACAACCGGTAACATCTACCACCACCGAGGCATCCTGCATGGTGGATGGCGTAACGGTAATAGTGTTTTGGGTACCTGTAACTACATATTGAAACCACACATAGTTTGCAGAAGCATTGGTATTGCAGCCATTGGTAGTATTATCAGGGGTTCCGCCAACGCTGGTATAGGATGCACAAACATTTCCTGAACCCGGAATGGTAATTGGCGTGGCAGTTGCACATCCATCGGATTGTCCTTTACCTACCTGAGCATAAAGGAGAATTATTCCAAGCAGAATAACAAACCTTGGCAAGGCGATGGTCTTAATTTTGAACATATTTAAAAAGCTCCAAAGGTTTAAAATCGGGAGAATTAAGTTCAGACTGAGGAAGGATTAAAATTCGAACATTTTCTGTATAAGGCAAATAAAAAAGTTCAGACAATTGTCTCTTTTCTAGAATCTGTTCAATAATGGCAACATCAATTTGAGGTCTAACTCTCGAATTAACGATTTGAAATTGGAAGGTACCTTGGGCAGCATTCCATTTGTCTCTTACTATTTTTTTTTGTTCTTCACTCCAATTTTGGCTACTAACAGGAGGATTTAACTGGGCAAATCCTGATTTAACTTCGACAAAAATTCCGACAAAAATTAAAAGGAATGTCTTGAAAATGAAAAATTTAGGTAGCTTCTTTTCCATGCTTAAAAATAGAAAAAAAACATACATCAAAAAATTTTCTTATTCTTCATCTTTGCATAGTATTAAGTTAATAATTCATTCAATGGATAACAGGTTGGGGTTCGGTCCGGGTAGGGATAGAGGCAAGTAGCCCACAGGAGCACGCGGCGTTAGCCAAGGGCGACGAGGACTACAGCCGATAGCCCGACCATGAGCACATGCAAAAACCTAGGGAACCCAATCTATTTGGTTGCGAATGGGACCCGCCAAATAAAAAGAATATCAATTAAACTTTGGATTTTACTTTACGTGCAGAACCTTTAGCAGGTATTTTGGCATCTATTGCCATAGCATTTTGAACCAATTCAGTAATTAAATCCTTTTCAAGAGGCAAATTCCAAGCAAAATGAATGGCTGATTTGGTGCGATCAAATTTCTTCAACTCTTCTTCAAAGCCTGAATAAAACATAGGTTTCATGTAGATAGAAAAGTGATTTTTACATCCTGCGAACCAAATTAAGATTTGATTTTTTCGATAAGAAGGCATCTGATAACTGATAGCCTCCTGAGCTTGTGGAATAATTTCCAACAGGAATTGCCTTAGTTCTTGAAGTTTCAAGTGTTCTAGGCCGGTAAACTCGTCCAAATACTGATCAACCGATTCAAAATTTCTTGCCATTAGCGAACCAAGGTAAAATGTCCGGAATAGGTTTTGTACTTTTTATCTTCTCCACTTTTTACACGCGCCAGATATACATAAACACCGAGAGGGCATTCCTTTCCTGTTCTATCTTTTCCATCCCAAGGATGCTCTAAGCTGCGGGTTCGGTATAATTCTTCACCCCAGCGGTTATAAATAAACATCTCAAATGTTCCTTCAATATAACCTTCACCAACCATGGAATACAACTCATTTTGATAATTTCCATTCGGTGTAAATGCGTTAGGGATATACATGGAATAAACCGGTCTAATTTCGATGGTATCGGTGGCATAATCAGTACAGCCAAATTCGGTTATTACCGTTTGTTGAACAATAAATATTCCGGTATCGCGGTAAGTGTGTACAGGATTGGTATCGGCGGAAGTAGAGGCATCATCTAAAAATTCATAATACCAGGTTGATGCGCCAATGGATTCATCTACAAATTCTACAGATGGTTCCATGATCGTTGTAATTTGCGGTTTACCAATAAAACCGGCTACAGGCTCAGGATGAACAGTAATATAGTCTGTAAAAACAGCAGAATTCACACAGTTATCAGTTGAGGTTGCGGTAATGCTTATGGTAAAAGTACCTGGATTTTCAAATACATAGGTGGTACTGCCGGAAAAGGTAGTTTGCTGTGCATTTGGACCATTATCACCAAAATTCCAATCCCAAACAGCACCGGTACAATTGGTAATATCACTAACCAAATTTACTCTTAAATCTTCACAACCTTCGGTAACATTGGCCGATAATTGAATATCGGGCAGAGGATTAACCGTAATGGTAACAGTAGCAGTTTGCGAAGGAGT from Bacteroidia bacterium includes these protein-coding regions:
- a CDS encoding gliding motility-associated C-terminal domain-containing protein; the encoded protein is MFKIKTIALPRFVILLGIILLYAQVGKGQSDGCATATPITIPGSGNVCASYTSVGGTPDNTTNGCNTNASANYVWFQYVVTGTQNTITVTPSTMQDASVVVDVTGCADANIDFCNNSAGSAAVNIIRTYPIGTNVIIGVGSTTGTDGTFQLCITSSAPTSAGTGDACSAPQPICSAASPVTISNMASFSGSANLPSCFFDFPSQDAWISFTAVTSGSIRWTATPSSGSTEYDWAMYNITNGCPGSEVSCNYNFAFETGASFGINAGGGGEFNSSVNVTAGQSYAILINNWSGDGAGFTFNWGNGTAAISPNVNFTVSPNTPVCGASATFTINNTSTGSPTWTFGNGATYTGAAPPAQTYTTPGTYAITGTISGACNSTLTQYVSLYGPIAANTVIANETCNNCNGGIQLSNITGGDGTYTYAWSPGGATGAAISNQCAGTYSVTISDGLCPSATLSNLVIGSSPQPTITGTLTTCVGQTTTLSSTSTPAAANPWTSSNTAIATANSSGVITGVAPGTATITFTDNTGCQNTAIVTITNTQAITFTQLGPYCQNATPAALPSASNEGVTGTWNPATISTATLGNQTYTFTPGPGQCAASTTMTINTTTPITPSFASVGPYCSGATIPALTTTSNEGINGTWSPALDNTSTTTYTFTPSAGQCAVTSTLNITINPITTPTFAQLGPYCTNSAIPALPTTSVEGVNGTWSPAIDNTTTTTYTFTPNAGLCASNTTMTISVLDISSTETHQDVLCFGQSTGSIDVTINGGLSPFNFAWSSGQNTEDITGIPAGTYTLTTTDANSCTNSISVVIGEPNSAVGASETHVNATCFGYCDGSVNLSPTGGTGTYQYLWTPGNLVVEDPNALCAGNYSVLLSDANGCTFTLPVSITEPAQGINVTGNITDASCAGICDGLINITASGGTGGYSYSWNNGVGNTEDPIGLCAGSYTVTVTDGSGVCSFSQSFTVVEPPAVTVTVSNDLSVCQGAVSSLLATGSGGTGNTYTYFWTSVPNDGSISSNVVGNPTVSPANTTTYSVTATDLNNCSSGPQTVTITVAPPLDLTLTVGGGNPICEGETTSLVFSSTGGDGNYAFNLVGTGAVTSPYSVSPMQDTYFVVEVIDGCGSQPDKDSVEIVVNPLPIINLTTPIADGCEDFRGDFQAYTTNVDGFVWAWDFGDPSSNTNTYSTSPDSNATHVFENPGSFTITLTVTSTDNCTNSASFPDFIVVHPKPTAFFVGSPMQTDILNPSITFIDQSTYGAQWEYDFFDGNTSNEQNPTYTYSDTGLFSVQQTVTSAFGCTDVALSSVRITPVYNLYVPNTFSPNGNHVNDMFNAKGEGYDPASYELKVFNRWGEMVFRSKSMENSWDGTKDGVECEEGVYAYVLTIKSFQDYRQKTYLGHVTLLR
- a CDS encoding DUF1801 domain-containing protein — translated: MARNFESVDQYLDEFTGLEHLKLQELRQFLLEIIPQAQEAISYQMPSYRKNQILIWFAGCKNHFSIYMKPMFYSGFEEELKKFDRTKSAIHFAWNLPLEKDLITELVQNAMAIDAKIPAKGSARKVKSKV